Proteins co-encoded in one Daphnia carinata strain CSIRO-1 chromosome 3, CSIRO_AGI_Dcar_HiC_V3, whole genome shotgun sequence genomic window:
- the LOC130685607 gene encoding surfeit locus protein 6 homolog encodes MSKSVASGRIDNRKSSSKKDSSGPVMAPAVLVNGKAENKNLKVSSKQNLKKMDPKDQELDKKRGPIDIAALKTQLSSEDLFISSLLTNIPTQGVSTVQDLDGNKAGDDHNSSTQKFDTGNRASNPEELKERLAAKLSQFTGKKLDLSDKKMKTKLKRKLDKLEKKKLKRKNNKMRSKIAKLAQATKAASVSSTSSLTESVKTEIPEPTVTSRPPKPIFNSEGRMVFSKFDFGELTTPSPIQKKTTLDPKAALIKIKKVKEKVKHLEGKGEVERARSIEEKQAWEGALQRAEGVKVKDNVELLAKSIKKREKMKQQSKKKWDERIEAQEKRKEDQQKKRKANIGKKKTEKKEKKLNRLAKKGKFIV; translated from the exons ATGAGTAAATCTGTCGCAAGTGGAAGAATAGATAATAGGAAATCTTCTTCAAAAAAGGATTCTTCCGGTCCAGTGATGGCTCCGGCAGTTTTGGTAAATGGTAAAGcggaaaacaagaacttgaaagtgtcgtctaaacaaaatttaaagaaaatggaccCAAAAGATCAAGAGCTTGATAAAAAGCGAGGGCCCATTGACATCGCCGCTTTAAAGACGCAACTCTCTTCTGAGgaccttttcatttctagccTACTGACCAATATTCCAACTCAGGGTGTTTCTACAGTACAAGATCTCGATGGTAACAAGGCTGGTGATGACCACAACAGTTCTACCCAGAAATTTGACACCGGGAACCGTGCTTCCAATCCTGAAGAACTGAAAGAACGTCTAGCAGCTAAGCTCTCACAgttcacag gtaaaaaacTGGATTTGTCcgataagaaaatgaaaacgaaacttaaacGGAAATTAGATAaattggagaagaagaaactaaaaaggaaaaataacaagatgaggtccaaaattgcaaaacttgcacaagctaccaaggcagcatctgtATCATCAACCTCTTCACTTACAGAGTCtgtcaaaacagaaattcctgagCCAACCGTAACAAGCAGACCACCAAagccaattttcaacagtgaaggtcGCATggttttcagcaaatttgattttggagagtTGACAACTCCATCACCAATCCAGAAAAAGACCACCTTAGATCCAAAGGCAGCActcattaaaattaaaaaagtgaaagaaaaagtcaaacaTTTGGAAGGCAAAGGTGAAGTAGAAAGAGCAAggagtattgaagagaaacaagCATGGgaaggtgctctgcaaagagctgagGGTGTCAAG GTGAAAGACAACGTAGAGTTGCTGGCAAAATCGATTAAGAAGCGAGAAAAAATGAAGcaacaaagcaaaaagaaatgggatgaacgaatcgaagcgcaagagaagagaaaagaagaccaacagaagaagagaaaagccaacatcgggaagaagaagaccgagaaaaaagaaaagaaacttaatCGATTAgcgaaaaaaggcaaatttatcgtatgA
- the LOC130685622 gene encoding protein Mpv17-like, with protein sequence MSTVSRIYNKILHKYPYGIQAVQTAILMGTGDFLSQVFVEKKGAKEYNFLRTVKFAGFGFFVAGPAIRGWYNILDHYIRSTGAKGVLLKVAADQLLFAPTFLVIFLSTMGTLNGENPQKIAARVEQDLPEILLTNWKVWPMVQMVNFYFVPLQHRVLVAQVVAVFWNTYLAFVTNRH encoded by the exons ATGTCAACTGTTTCAAGAATATATAACAAAATCCTTCACAAATATCCTTACGGGATTCAGGCTGTTCAAACAG CAATTCTCATGGGAACGGGAGACTTCTTGTCTCAAGTATTCGTTGAAAAGAAAGGAGCTAAGGAATATAATTTCTTGCGAACGGTGAAATTTGCGGGATTCGGTTTCTTCGTTGCT GGACCTGCTATTCGAGGATGGTACAATATCTTAGATCATTACATCAGATCTACGGGTGCAAAGGGTGTCCTGCTCAAAGTTGCAGCTGATCAATTGTTATTTGCTCCAACttttcttgtaatttttttgagCACAATGGGAACCCTAAATGGGGAAAACCCTCAAAAAATAGCTGCCCGAGTGGAACAAGATCTTCCAGAAATTTTGCTCACCAATTGGAAG GTTTGGCCAATGGTACAGATGGttaatttctattttgtaCCTCTACAGCACAGAGTACTTGTTGCTCAAGTTGTGGCAGTTTTTTGGAATACATATTTG GCTTTTGTTACCAATCGTCATTAG